The Cellulosimicrobium sp. ES-005 genome segment GGCTCGAGGCCGAGAACATCGACGCGGACCTCCCCGTCCCGTTCGTCGGCTGGATCGACCTGGCGCGGACGTACCTCGCCCAGGCGGCCGCCGACGGCGAGCTCGCCGAGGGTGTCGACGTCGACGAGACGGCGTGGCACGTCGTCGCCTGGTTCGACGGGGTGCAGACGGTGTCGACCCACCTCACGCACCTGGACGACCTCACGGACCGGGTCGACGGCATGTGGCGGATCCTCCTGCGCGCCGTCGCACGCGACCCGGAGGGTGTGCTCGGCGCGCGGGAGGACTGAGCGTCGCGTGACGTGGCGGGTGGGAGGTCGCGGTGCGACAGTGGACGGACCCGCCGACGACGAGCACGGAGGTCTCCCGTGAGCGACCAGGAGTCGACACCGTCCGGTCCGCCGGAGCGCCCGATCGGGTACTGGCTCAAGCTCGTCGACCGGCTCATCGACGAGAGCTTCGACGGCGTGTTCCAGCACTCCGGGCTCACGCGCCGGCACTGGCAGGTGCTCAACACCATCCGGGACGGCGTGAGCGAGGAGACGAGCGTCGACGGCGTCCTCTCGCCCTTCACGGGGGCGGCGCCCGGGCCGGGGCACGGGGCGAGCGCCGTGACGGCGGAGATCGACGACCTCGTCCGCCGCGGCTGGGTCGCGCGCGACGGCTCGGGCAGCCTGTCCGTGACCGTCGCGGGCAACCACGCCTACCACGACCTGCTCGACGCGGTGTCGGTCTCGCGCGAGCGGGTCGCTGACGGCATCAGCCGCGCGGAGTACGCGCAGACGGTCGCGACGCTCGAGCGCATGGCGCGCAACCTCGGCTGGGACGGCTGAGCCGCTCCCCCGAGGAGCCGGCGCGCGCCGTCGCGACGAGACGGGACGCGCGGCGTCCGGCAGCAGGCGTACCCTGCGAGACCCGCGACCCGCGCGCACCCCGCGCCCGGGAGCGCCGCACAGAGCTGGAGCACTGCGATGGAGTTCCGCCGGATCCCCGGTCTGCCGCCCTACGTCTTCACCATCATCGACGGGCTCAAGATCGAGGCACGCCGAGCGGGCCGCGACGTCGTCGACCTCGGCTTCGGCAACCCGGACCTGCCCAGCCCGCAGGTCGCCGTCGACAAGCTCGCCGAGGCCGCGCAGAACTCGCGCAACCACCGCTACTCCGCGTCGCGCGGCATCCCCAAGCTCCGCGAGGCCGTCGCGGGCCTGTACCAGCGCCGGTTCGGCGTGAGCCTCGACCCGGACACCGAGATCATCTCGACCATCGGTGCCAAGGAGGGCTTCAGCCACCTCATGTGGGTGCTGCTGCAGCCGGGCGACGTCGCGCTCGTCCCCACCCCGAGCTATCCCATCCACATCTGGGGCCCCTACTTCGCGGGCGCCGACGCGCGCCAGGTCCCCATCGGCGACGGGACCGACGCCGCGGGCTACATCGACCGCATCATCGAGGCGTGGGAGCTCGGCTGGCCCAAGCCGCGCGTCGTCGTGCTGTCGTTCCCGCACAACCCGACGACGACGGTGGCGACCAAGGAGGACCTCCAGCGCCTCGTCGACTGGGCGCGGGACAAGGACGTCGTGCTCGTGCACGACCTCGCGTACGCCGACATGACGTTCGACGGGTTCGAGCCGCCGTCGATCATGGAGTGCGAGGGCGCGCGCGAGGTCGCGGTCGAGCTGTACTCCATGACGAAGTCGTTCTCCATGGCGGGCTGGCGCGTCGCGTTCCTCGTGGGCCGCCGCGACGTCGTCGGGGCGCTCGCGAAGCTCAAGAGCTACCTCGACTACGGCACGTTCCAGCCCATCCAGATCGCCGCGACCGTCACGCTCAACGAGGCGACGGAGTTCCCGCAGGAGATCTCGTCCGTCTACGCGTCGCGCCGCGACGCCCTCTACGACGGCCTGCAGCGCATCGGCTGGGACATCCACAAGCCCGGCGGGACGATGTTCGCGTGGGCCCGCATCCCCGAGCCGTACCGCGACATGGGCTCGATCGAGTTCGCGACGCACCTCGTCGAGGAGTGCGACGTCGCGGTGTCCCCGGGCGTCGGGTTCGGCCCCGGCGGCGACGAGTTCGTGCGGTTCGCGCTCATCGAGAACGAGCACCGCATCGGTCAGGCGATCCGGGGACTCAAGCGCGGGCTCACCCGGCTGGCGTAGGCGTCGTCCCCGTCCACACGTCGTCCCCGCGCAGCACGGCGTCGGCGCCGCCGTCGTCGTAGATCGTCTGCCCGGTGACGTGGGTGTTCACCGGGTCGGTGAGCCACAGCAGCAGGCTCGCGACCGACTCGGGGGACTGGTGCCCGTGCAGGGGCATCGGGACGGCGGCGTCGACCATCGCGGCGGACTCCGGGGTCGCGAGCAGCGCGGTCGTCATGGGCGTGAGCACCGTCCCCGGGGCGACGGCGTTGAGCGGGATCCCGCGGCCCGCCCACGCGGGGGTGACGCTCTCGCGCCGCACCCACCGCGAGAGCGCCCGCTTGGACGACGGATAGCTGAGGTAGCCGACCTCGGGCCCCTCGTCCGCGAGCGCCGCGGCGACGCGCAGCGCCGTGTCCTCGTCGTCCGCGAGGCACGCCGCGACGAGCTCGTCGGACACCGGCTGCAGGGTCGCCATCGACGACACGACGGCGGCGCGCGGCGCGTCCGACCGTTCGAGCGCCGGGAGCAGCGCGGTGAGGAGCCGTGCGACGCCGAAGAAGTTCACCGCGACGGTCTTCGGCACCGGGGCGGCGATGCCCGCGCACGCGATCACGGCGTCGACGCGCCCGTCGGCGAGCGTCATGACGCGGTCGGCGGCCTGCGCCCGGCCGTCGGGGACGCTCAGGTCGGCCTCGACCTCGGCGTCGCGCAGGTCGACACCGATCACCCGGTCTCCCCGGTCGCGCAGCAGCGCGGCGGTGGACGCCCCGACCCCCGACGCCGAACCCGT includes the following:
- a CDS encoding aminotransferase class I/II-fold pyridoxal phosphate-dependent enzyme, which codes for MEFRRIPGLPPYVFTIIDGLKIEARRAGRDVVDLGFGNPDLPSPQVAVDKLAEAAQNSRNHRYSASRGIPKLREAVAGLYQRRFGVSLDPDTEIISTIGAKEGFSHLMWVLLQPGDVALVPTPSYPIHIWGPYFAGADARQVPIGDGTDAAGYIDRIIEAWELGWPKPRVVVLSFPHNPTTTVATKEDLQRLVDWARDKDVVLVHDLAYADMTFDGFEPPSIMECEGAREVAVELYSMTKSFSMAGWRVAFLVGRRDVVGALAKLKSYLDYGTFQPIQIAATVTLNEATEFPQEISSVYASRRDALYDGLQRIGWDIHKPGGTMFAWARIPEPYRDMGSIEFATHLVEECDVAVSPGVGFGPGGDEFVRFALIENEHRIGQAIRGLKRGLTRLA
- a CDS encoding MarR family winged helix-turn-helix transcriptional regulator, which gives rise to MSDQESTPSGPPERPIGYWLKLVDRLIDESFDGVFQHSGLTRRHWQVLNTIRDGVSEETSVDGVLSPFTGAAPGPGHGASAVTAEIDDLVRRGWVARDGSGSLSVTVAGNHAYHDLLDAVSVSRERVADGISRAEYAQTVATLERMARNLGWDG
- a CDS encoding SDR family oxidoreductase, which gives rise to MSRTYVVTGSASGVGASTAALLRDRGDRVIGVDLRDAEVEADLSVPDGRAQAADRVMTLADGRVDAVIACAGIAAPVPKTVAVNFFGVARLLTALLPALERSDAPRAAVVSSMATLQPVSDELVAACLADDEDTALRVAAALADEGPEVGYLSYPSSKRALSRWVRRESVTPAWAGRGIPLNAVAPGTVLTPMTTALLATPESAAMVDAAVPMPLHGHQSPESVASLLLWLTDPVNTHVTGQTIYDDGGADAVLRGDDVWTGTTPTPAG